In Anopheles gambiae chromosome 2, idAnoGambNW_F1_1, whole genome shotgun sequence, a single window of DNA contains:
- the LOC1273533 gene encoding uncharacterized protein LOC1273533 isoform X2 translates to MNIEISRITMANAESGADQADRGMRKEYFNSSGAGKFLPPVLKLLELAVAIVCIGLIDDPAHHSRLRVFISSRTVALAYGTFVLFLVFSVVYLFGKVIRDNFPWKLSSLLNLTGFILYLATAACILNDWSETKNRNYWPPNTQRMDFLCGAGSVAVVGALFYLIDLIVTVRLGMKGEIE, encoded by the exons ATGAACATAG AAATCTCGCGTATTACGATGGCAAATGCAGAGTCCGGCGCTGATCAGGCCGATCGTGGCATGCGAAAGGAGTACTTCAACAGCAGCGGAGCGGGCAAGTTTTTGCCGCCGGTGCTGAAGCTGCTCGAGCTG GCTGTCGCAATCGTTTGCATCGGACTGATCGATGATCCGGCCCACCATTCGCGGCTGCGCGTGTTCATCTCATCGCGCACCGTTGCGCTGGCCTACGGGACGTTCGTCTTGTTTCTGGTATTTTCCGTGGTTTATCTGTTCGGAAAGGTCATTCGAGACAA CTTTCCGTGGAAACTTAGCTCGCTGCTGAACTTGACCGGTTTCATCTTATACCTGGCGACCGCCGCCTGCATCTTGAACGACTGGTCCGAGACGAAGAACCGCAACTACTGGCCGCCCAACACGCAAAG AATGGATTTCCTGTGCGGTGCTGGCTCGGTTGCAGTGGTCGGCGCATTGTTCTATCTGATCGATCTAATTGTCACCGTGCGCCTAGGCATGAAGGGTGAAATCGAATGA
- the LOC1273533 gene encoding uncharacterized protein LOC1273533 isoform X3 codes for MANAESGADQADRGMRKEYFNSSGAGKFLPPVLKLLELAVAIVCIGLIDDPAHHSRLRVFISSRTVALAYGTFVLFLVFSVVYLFGKVIRDNFPWKLSSLLNLTGFILYLATAACILNDWSETKNRNYWPPNTQRMDFLCGAGSVAVVGALFYLIDLIVTVRLGMKGEIE; via the exons ATGGCAAATGCAGAGTCCGGCGCTGATCAGGCCGATCGTGGCATGCGAAAGGAGTACTTCAACAGCAGCGGAGCGGGCAAGTTTTTGCCGCCGGTGCTGAAGCTGCTCGAGCTG GCTGTCGCAATCGTTTGCATCGGACTGATCGATGATCCGGCCCACCATTCGCGGCTGCGCGTGTTCATCTCATCGCGCACCGTTGCGCTGGCCTACGGGACGTTCGTCTTGTTTCTGGTATTTTCCGTGGTTTATCTGTTCGGAAAGGTCATTCGAGACAA CTTTCCGTGGAAACTTAGCTCGCTGCTGAACTTGACCGGTTTCATCTTATACCTGGCGACCGCCGCCTGCATCTTGAACGACTGGTCCGAGACGAAGAACCGCAACTACTGGCCGCCCAACACGCAAAG AATGGATTTCCTGTGCGGTGCTGGCTCGGTTGCAGTGGTCGGCGCATTGTTCTATCTGATCGATCTAATTGTCACCGTGCGCCTAGGCATGAAGGGTGAAATCGAATGA
- the LOC1273533 gene encoding uncharacterized protein LOC1273533 isoform X1 yields the protein MGNSKISRDPKKEESSPTVEEEGVVPAEPLPAQKPSQNEISRITMANAESGADQADRGMRKEYFNSSGAGKFLPPVLKLLELAVAIVCIGLIDDPAHHSRLRVFISSRTVALAYGTFVLFLVFSVVYLFGKVIRDNFPWKLSSLLNLTGFILYLATAACILNDWSETKNRNYWPPNTQRMDFLCGAGSVAVVGALFYLIDLIVTVRLGMKGEIE from the exons ATGGGCAATTCGAAGATTTCACGCGATCCAAAGAAAGAGGAAAGCAGCCCAACGGTGGAGGAAGAGGGTGTGGTGCCGGCGGAACCATTGCCGGCACAAAAACCGTCCCAAAACG AAATCTCGCGTATTACGATGGCAAATGCAGAGTCCGGCGCTGATCAGGCCGATCGTGGCATGCGAAAGGAGTACTTCAACAGCAGCGGAGCGGGCAAGTTTTTGCCGCCGGTGCTGAAGCTGCTCGAGCTG GCTGTCGCAATCGTTTGCATCGGACTGATCGATGATCCGGCCCACCATTCGCGGCTGCGCGTGTTCATCTCATCGCGCACCGTTGCGCTGGCCTACGGGACGTTCGTCTTGTTTCTGGTATTTTCCGTGGTTTATCTGTTCGGAAAGGTCATTCGAGACAA CTTTCCGTGGAAACTTAGCTCGCTGCTGAACTTGACCGGTTTCATCTTATACCTGGCGACCGCCGCCTGCATCTTGAACGACTGGTCCGAGACGAAGAACCGCAACTACTGGCCGCCCAACACGCAAAG AATGGATTTCCTGTGCGGTGCTGGCTCGGTTGCAGTGGTCGGCGCATTGTTCTATCTGATCGATCTAATTGTCACCGTGCGCCTAGGCATGAAGGGTGAAATCGAATGA